One part of the Aurantibacillus circumpalustris genome encodes these proteins:
- a CDS encoding FkbM family methyltransferase: protein MDFNYNKIKLGNWLFKNSFPLYNLIYKRFKLKNDYEEIRLVKKLVKPGDSVLDIGGNIGFYASLLSTRVGAQGKVFSFEPDVTNFKHLKKNTASFRNVQIFNNAVSDKKEVIKIYTSKLLNVDHRTYPVNNYDQVHEINAVSIDNLIADKIIDRVDLIKIDIQGYELAAFTGMKNLLQNSFDLKIMAEYWPHGFKRAGTSAVIFFDFFDTLGYKFSIIEKDKLVPLSKDFVVKHNDEPFEFSFNVLIEKK from the coding sequence ATGGATTTTAATTACAACAAAATAAAACTAGGTAACTGGTTATTCAAGAATAGTTTTCCGCTTTATAATTTAATTTACAAACGTTTTAAACTCAAAAACGATTACGAAGAAATACGACTTGTAAAAAAGCTGGTGAAACCCGGAGACTCTGTCCTAGACATAGGTGGGAACATTGGTTTTTACGCTTCTTTATTAAGTACACGCGTTGGAGCCCAAGGAAAGGTTTTTAGCTTTGAACCAGATGTAACAAACTTTAAGCATCTTAAAAAAAATACAGCATCTTTTAGAAACGTTCAAATTTTTAATAATGCAGTTTCTGATAAAAAAGAAGTCATTAAAATTTACACGTCGAAACTTTTAAATGTTGATCATAGAACCTACCCTGTAAATAACTATGATCAAGTTCACGAAATTAACGCAGTAAGCATTGATAATCTGATTGCAGATAAAATAATAGACCGTGTTGACCTTATCAAAATAGACATTCAAGGTTATGAATTGGCTGCTTTTACAGGGATGAAAAATCTTTTGCAAAATAGTTTTGATCTTAAAATTATGGCTGAATATTGGCCACACGGCTTTAAAAGAGCCGGAACTTCAGCGGTAATTTTCTTTGATTTTTTCGATACACTTGGTTACAAATTTTCAATCATTGAAAAAGATAAACTTGTTCCATTAAGCAAAGACTTTGTTGTAAAACACAATGACGAACCTTTCGAGTTTAGTTTTAACGTACTAATAGAGAAGAAATAA
- a CDS encoding FkbM family methyltransferase codes for MFNSWLPITKIKILGAKVLYKITTLFVGKEKRIIERDGVKYEVELAEGIELSLFLFHKFQSHITKNSNLKIEKDYTILDIGANVGLMTLQFSKLASEGRVISFEPTFYALERLKRNLALNPEMTKNVTVINSFVSEKSSDNPNIIAYSSWKVNGEREANDHPVHWGTPKSTEGVKSISLNDFVANQKLEKIDFIKIDTDGHEYEVFKGADVAIGKFRPKIIFEIGLFLMEEKKINFEFYFNYFKALNYKLFDAKTNKEVNLSNYKKYIPQNGSTDLIAVPQ; via the coding sequence ATGTTTAATAGCTGGTTACCGATAACAAAAATAAAAATTCTGGGTGCTAAAGTCCTTTACAAAATCACAACTCTTTTTGTTGGGAAAGAAAAGCGGATTATTGAAAGAGATGGCGTAAAGTACGAAGTTGAGTTAGCTGAGGGAATTGAATTGTCTTTATTTTTGTTTCATAAATTTCAAAGTCATATTACCAAAAATTCAAATTTAAAGATTGAGAAAGATTATACCATACTTGATATTGGTGCTAATGTAGGCTTAATGACACTTCAGTTCTCTAAACTCGCTAGTGAGGGACGCGTGATTTCTTTTGAACCTACGTTTTATGCACTTGAACGGCTTAAGCGTAATCTGGCTCTTAATCCCGAAATGACTAAAAACGTAACAGTAATAAATTCTTTTGTTTCTGAAAAATCGAGTGACAATCCGAATATAATTGCTTACAGTAGCTGGAAAGTAAACGGAGAGAGGGAGGCAAATGATCATCCTGTTCACTGGGGCACACCAAAAAGCACCGAAGGAGTGAAATCAATAAGTTTAAATGATTTTGTTGCTAATCAAAAGCTAGAGAAAATTGATTTTATTAAAATTGATACAGATGGTCATGAATACGAAGTGTTTAAAGGCGCTGATGTGGCTATTGGCAAATTCAGACCAAAAATCATTTTTGAAATTGGTTTGTTTTTAATGGAAGAGAAGAAAATTAATTTCGAATTTTATTTCAATTATTTTAAAGCACTCAATTACAAACTGTTTGATGCTAAAACGAATAAGGAAGTAAATCTGAGTAATTATAAAAAGTACATTCCGCAAAATGGCTCAACCGATTTAATTGCCGTGCCGCAGTAG
- a CDS encoding methyltransferase domain-containing protein, with product MFKKYVIPYHLDDPKTTLAHREIILEKPFLKRLYLDWYNVFIKEAKKHKNGEHLEIGSGGGFLKEVFPEVITSDILSLQNVDKVFSAEQMPIGDNQLASIMMLNVFHHIPKPYLFLKEAERTLVKGGVIIMTEPANSALGRFIYKRFHHEPFDEKGGREIEAGNPLSNSNQALPYIYFERDLDLFKKDFPHLKIRSVKYHSPFSYVISGGVSRSAMLPYFMYSLVKASEWLLSPFSRQLGLFCTVEIEKV from the coding sequence ATGTTTAAAAAATACGTCATACCCTACCATCTCGATGATCCAAAAACTACACTGGCTCATAGAGAAATTATTCTTGAAAAACCGTTTTTAAAACGTTTGTATTTAGATTGGTACAATGTTTTTATTAAAGAAGCTAAAAAACATAAAAATGGGGAACATCTTGAAATTGGATCTGGTGGCGGATTTTTAAAAGAAGTGTTTCCTGAAGTCATTACCTCTGATATTTTAAGTCTCCAAAATGTTGATAAGGTTTTTAGTGCTGAACAAATGCCCATAGGTGATAATCAACTGGCGAGCATAATGATGCTAAATGTTTTTCACCACATTCCGAAACCGTATTTATTTTTAAAAGAAGCAGAAAGAACACTTGTAAAAGGAGGCGTGATAATTATGACAGAGCCAGCCAATAGCGCACTTGGAAGATTTATTTACAAACGTTTTCATCACGAACCCTTCGATGAAAAAGGTGGTAGAGAAATTGAAGCTGGGAATCCCTTGTCAAACAGTAATCAAGCGCTTCCTTATATTTATTTTGAAAGAGACTTAGATCTTTTTAAAAAAGACTTTCCGCACTTAAAAATTCGTTCAGTAAAATACCACTCTCCTTTTTCTTATGTAATAAGCGGCGGTGTTTCAAGAAGTGCCATGTTGCCTTATTTTATGTACTCTCTTGTAAAAGCCTCAGAATGGCTCTTATCTCCGTTCTCACGGCAACTTGGCTTGTTTTGTACGGTAGAGATTGAAAAGGTTTAA